From Anopheles darlingi chromosome 2, idAnoDarlMG_H_01, whole genome shotgun sequence, the proteins below share one genomic window:
- the LOC125951346 gene encoding uncharacterized protein LOC125951346 isoform X3 — protein sequence MLAKSKSMHGVKRVIAFCILTAILPAALIILPLYLRHTVFADVVYPIAESDIIEIRDGISSVFCQKHTLQMNSTFNAFQLEHEPEISKNRKHIRLKKSMSLPDDTLEYWGFYLLKGATVALKICSRYDGSRILVVKGERNLRTCGLLEHNKDKIDNYLNKEHGQVLVTYESAAEFIDSREKKDPPDLPADGNHGGEDLTEESPGGSISLLPGVPIKKEASQASHAASIEKPITSTNAKDAGGYRHHSTTKRIGRPVSVTTKTVQPSVTTSTTTTTTTEIPSSTTENLVKKYRNFRATEAGPAEDEVSVESGIHRRRHAHNKTGHRLRQAEVDHDGEEIVQPDSVEPAEQPHQQGHRKRRDLVYDRRINHGGTAMNFSNNTSDSVSSFENSLLSCYDGDILLAHSFSPSTSCESVKFLETGSHVVTKHEVVSDGYYYYIFYSDNDHVKNDIHAMFDIYKPTFQYSNLSDSKACINGTHCSFPIKFWSNERVIVEVPTRDGIEHEEDDVTLLVSTCHPRMAIYIIFPVSVLILVLTCAFL from the exons ATGCTCGCAA AGTCTAAAAGCATGCACGGTGTAAAGCGCGTGATTGCATTCTGCATCCTTACCGCCATTCTACCGGCTGCACTCATCATACTTCCGCTTTACCTAAGGCACACCGTGTTCGCCGATGTCGTGTACCCGATCGCGGAGTCGGATATTATCGAAATCCGTGACGGCATTTCGTCAGTGTTCTGCCAGAAGCACACGCTGCAGATGAACAGCACCTTTAATGCGTTCCAGCTGGAGCACGAGCCAGAAATCTCGAAGAACCGGAAGCACATTCGGCTGAAAAAATCAATGTCATTGCCGGATGATACGCTCGAGTACTGGGGATTCTATCTGTTGAAAGGTGCTACGGTGGCGCTCAAGATCTGCTCTCGGTACGATGGTTCGCGCATTCTGGTGGTAAAAGGTGAACGGAACCTGCGCACCTGCGGGTTGCTCGAGCACAACAAAGACAAGATCGATAACTACCTCAACAAGGAGCACGGCCAGGTGCTGGTCACCTATGAGTCGGCGGCCGAATTTATTGATTCACGAGAGAAGAAGGATCCTCCCGATCTACCGGCGGATGGAAATCATG gTGGAGAAGATCTTACGGAGGAATCACCCGGAGGATCGATTTCTCTGCTGCCAGGGGTACCGATCAAAAAGGAAGCTTCTCAAGCTTCACATGCGGCTAGCATAGAGAAGCCTATAACTTCCACTAATGCTAAAGATGCCGGAGGGTACAGGCATCATTCTACAACCAAACGCATAGGACGGCCGGTATCGGTTACAACCAAAACCGTGCAACCATCGGTCACCACGTCAACGacaaccaccacgacgacagAAATTCCGTCTAGCACGACGGAAAATTTGGTGAAAAAGTACCGCAACTTCCGAGCCACCGAAGCCGGACCGGCCGAAGATGAGGTGTCAGTAGAGAGTGGCATCCATCGGAGGCGTcacgcacacaacaaaacGGGGCACCGCCTGCGACAGGCCGAGGTTGATCATGATGGAGAAGAGATTGTTCAGCCGGACAGTGTCGAACCAGCGGAACAGCCGCACCAGCAGGGGCACCGAAAGAGGCGCGATCTGGTATACGATCGGCGCATCAATCACGGCGGTACGGCAATGAACTTCTCAAACAACACCTCCGACTCGGTGTCCAGTTTCGAGAACAGTTTGCTTTCGTGCTACGATGGTGACATCCTTCTGGCGCACAGCTTCTCGCCCAGCACGTCCTGCGAGAGTGTGAAGTTTCTTGAAACTGGTTCGCACGTAGTCACCAAGCACGAGGTCGTTTCGGATGGGTATTATTACTACATTTTCTACAGTGATAACGATCACGTCAAGAACGACATCCATGCGATGTTCGACATCTACAAACCGACGTTCCAGTACTCAAACCTGTCCGATTCGAAGGCCTGCATCAATGGGACGCATTGCTCTTTTCCGATCAAGTTCTGGTCGAACGAGCGGGTGATCGTGGAAGTGCCGACACGCGACGGTATCGAGCATGAGGAAGACGACGTCACGCTGCTCGTATCCACGTGCCATCCACGGATGGCAATCTACATAATCTTTCCCGTCAGTGTGCTCATACTAGTGCTCACCTGCGCTTTCCTCTAA
- the LOC125951346 gene encoding uncharacterized protein LOC125951346 isoform X1 — protein MALDKRVRYTENGDNVAYYHAYKYNSLQRLNKSKSMHGVKRVIAFCILTAILPAALIILPLYLRHTVFADVVYPIAESDIIEIRDGISSVFCQKHTLQMNSTFNAFQLEHEPEISKNRKHIRLKKSMSLPDDTLEYWGFYLLKGATVALKICSRYDGSRILVVKGERNLRTCGLLEHNKDKIDNYLNKEHGQVLVTYESAAEFIDSREKKDPPDLPADGNHGGEDLTEESPGGSISLLPGVPIKKEASQASHAASIEKPITSTNAKDAGGYRHHSTTKRIGRPVSVTTKTVQPSVTTSTTTTTTTEIPSSTTENLVKKYRNFRATEAGPAEDEVSVESGIHRRRHAHNKTGHRLRQAEVDHDGEEIVQPDSVEPAEQPHQQGHRKRRDLVYDRRINHGGTAMNFSNNTSDSVSSFENSLLSCYDGDILLAHSFSPSTSCESVKFLETGSHVVTKHEVVSDGYYYYIFYSDNDHVKNDIHAMFDIYKPTFQYSNLSDSKACINGTHCSFPIKFWSNERVIVEVPTRDGIEHEEDDVTLLVSTCHPRMAIYIIFPVSVLILVLTCAFL, from the exons ATGGCGCTAGACAAACGGGTTCGATATACAGAAAATGGCGACAACGTGGCCTACTACCACGCGTACAAATATAACTCCTTGCAGCGGCTAAACA AGTCTAAAAGCATGCACGGTGTAAAGCGCGTGATTGCATTCTGCATCCTTACCGCCATTCTACCGGCTGCACTCATCATACTTCCGCTTTACCTAAGGCACACCGTGTTCGCCGATGTCGTGTACCCGATCGCGGAGTCGGATATTATCGAAATCCGTGACGGCATTTCGTCAGTGTTCTGCCAGAAGCACACGCTGCAGATGAACAGCACCTTTAATGCGTTCCAGCTGGAGCACGAGCCAGAAATCTCGAAGAACCGGAAGCACATTCGGCTGAAAAAATCAATGTCATTGCCGGATGATACGCTCGAGTACTGGGGATTCTATCTGTTGAAAGGTGCTACGGTGGCGCTCAAGATCTGCTCTCGGTACGATGGTTCGCGCATTCTGGTGGTAAAAGGTGAACGGAACCTGCGCACCTGCGGGTTGCTCGAGCACAACAAAGACAAGATCGATAACTACCTCAACAAGGAGCACGGCCAGGTGCTGGTCACCTATGAGTCGGCGGCCGAATTTATTGATTCACGAGAGAAGAAGGATCCTCCCGATCTACCGGCGGATGGAAATCATG gTGGAGAAGATCTTACGGAGGAATCACCCGGAGGATCGATTTCTCTGCTGCCAGGGGTACCGATCAAAAAGGAAGCTTCTCAAGCTTCACATGCGGCTAGCATAGAGAAGCCTATAACTTCCACTAATGCTAAAGATGCCGGAGGGTACAGGCATCATTCTACAACCAAACGCATAGGACGGCCGGTATCGGTTACAACCAAAACCGTGCAACCATCGGTCACCACGTCAACGacaaccaccacgacgacagAAATTCCGTCTAGCACGACGGAAAATTTGGTGAAAAAGTACCGCAACTTCCGAGCCACCGAAGCCGGACCGGCCGAAGATGAGGTGTCAGTAGAGAGTGGCATCCATCGGAGGCGTcacgcacacaacaaaacGGGGCACCGCCTGCGACAGGCCGAGGTTGATCATGATGGAGAAGAGATTGTTCAGCCGGACAGTGTCGAACCAGCGGAACAGCCGCACCAGCAGGGGCACCGAAAGAGGCGCGATCTGGTATACGATCGGCGCATCAATCACGGCGGTACGGCAATGAACTTCTCAAACAACACCTCCGACTCGGTGTCCAGTTTCGAGAACAGTTTGCTTTCGTGCTACGATGGTGACATCCTTCTGGCGCACAGCTTCTCGCCCAGCACGTCCTGCGAGAGTGTGAAGTTTCTTGAAACTGGTTCGCACGTAGTCACCAAGCACGAGGTCGTTTCGGATGGGTATTATTACTACATTTTCTACAGTGATAACGATCACGTCAAGAACGACATCCATGCGATGTTCGACATCTACAAACCGACGTTCCAGTACTCAAACCTGTCCGATTCGAAGGCCTGCATCAATGGGACGCATTGCTCTTTTCCGATCAAGTTCTGGTCGAACGAGCGGGTGATCGTGGAAGTGCCGACACGCGACGGTATCGAGCATGAGGAAGACGACGTCACGCTGCTCGTATCCACGTGCCATCCACGGATGGCAATCTACATAATCTTTCCCGTCAGTGTGCTCATACTAGTGCTCACCTGCGCTTTCCTCTAA
- the LOC125951337 gene encoding protein SDA1 homolog, with protein MRHNNQLPDNLPQLQNLIKRDPESYREEFLQQHQHFLSVLDIFRLEPDKENKSLCESIMFLAQIAQCYLEDLKTFPQTLVDLLKTHSTTLDPEMRNTFCRALILLRNKNLISPLDLLELFFQLLRCPDKALRTFLENHIITDIKNMNAKQKDMKLNSTLQSFMYTMLRDSNPKAAKMSADIMIELYRKQVWNDAKTVNVIANVGCFSKVTKVMVASLKFFLGTDQQNESDDDDSDREVDLKGVMMATRVNKKTKKRKKQLEAAKKLYTQAQKKKSKPVAFNFSAIHLIHNPQGMAENLFKQLQDGNERFEVKLMHLDVISRLIGIHELFLFSFYPYITRFIQPHQRQVTRILQFAAQASHELVPPEIIEPVIKTLVNNFVTERNSSDVMAIGLNAVREICLRCPLAMTEDLLRDLVMYKNYKEKSVMMASKSLIMLYREQIPTLLAKKDRGRPTEASVEIKPKRYGEVLANEYIPGTEALLREDAPELDEDDESAGGGSDDSDWVDVDSSEDECDALLREEKNEAKKKGITMIKSSKRKQQQQEDEQSDQTEDEDDADDDDDDEEDTDDEDDEDEGEWEECSEEEELEEDNETEVEPKGKVKDKQKPVVTSQRKGKKNKKKKIVTVNGAKKDDPEPETTTVGDSEQTLNTAEAMQELALTKIFTDADFARIEQERVKKQVTHHSRKRQLETERSEFVKLDSIEMIYKRRKTDKEARVESMKKGREGREKFGYKDNRLNPHCSKTNREKRKTKNFGMIRHKARGKVKKSFRDKQLALRKHLMNMKKMK; from the exons AGCTGCAGAACCTCATCAAGCGCGATCCGGAGTCGTATCGCGAGGagttcctgcagcagcaccaacattTCCTGAGCGTACTGGACATCTTTCGCCTGGAGCCGGACAAGGAGAACAAAAGTTTGTGCGAGTCGATCATGTTTCTGGCGCAGATCGCCCAGTGCTATCTGGAGGATCTGAAAACGTTCCCGCAAACGCTGGTGGACCTGCTGAAGACGCACTCCACTACACTGGATCCTGAGATGCGGAACACGTTTTGCCGGGCGCTGATTTTGCTGCGCAATAAAAATCTGATTTCACCGCTCGATCTGCTGGAGCTGTTCTTCCAGCTGCTCCGCTGTCCGGACAAGGCGTTAAGAACGTTCCTGGAAAACCACATCATCACCGACATCAAGAATATGAATGCGAAGCAGAAGGACATGAAGCTGAACTCGACACTCCAGAGTTTCATGTATACGATGCTACGCGATTCCAACCCGAAGGCGGCTAAAATGTCTGCCGATATCATGATCGAGCTGTACCGGAAACAGGTGTGGAACGATGCCAAGACAGTGAATGTAATAGCGAATGTAGGCTGCTTCTCGAAGGTGACGAAGGTGATGGTAGCCTCGCTCAAGTTCTTCCTCGGCACGGACCAGCAAAACGaatcagacgacgacgatagcgaTCGCGAAGTCGATCTGAAGGGTGTTATGATGGCCACGAGGGTGAACAAGAAAACTAAGAAGCGCAAGAAGCAGCTCGAAGCCGCCAAGAAGCTGTACACTcaggcgcagaagaagaagagcaaaccAGTGGCATTTAACTTCTCCGCCATCCATCTAATACACAATCCGCAGGGTATGGCTGAGAATCTGTTCAAGCAGCTGCAGGATGGTAACGAGCGGTTCGAAGTAAAATTGATGCATCTGGATGTTATTTCTCGCTTGATTGGCATACACGAGCTGTTTCTATTCAGCTTCTATCCTTACATTACACG GTTCATACAACCGCATCAGCGCCAGGTAACGCGTATTCTGCAGTTCGCGGCACAAGCCTCGCACGAGCTGGTGCCGCCGGAAATCATCGAACCGGTAATCAAAACGTTGGTGAACAATTTCGTTACCGAGCGCAACTCGAGCGACGTGATGGCCATTGGGTTGAACGCCGTACGGGAAATTTGCCTCCGTTGCCCACTGGCCATGACTGAGGATCTGCTACGCGATCTGGTCATGTACAAGAACTACAAGGAAAAATCTGTCATGATGGCCTCTAAGTCGTTGATCATGTTGTACCGAGAACAAATTCCTACCCTGCTGGCAAAGAAAGATCGTGGTAGGCCGACGGAGGCAAGTGTGGAAATCAAACCGAAGCGATACGGTGAGGTACTGGCCAACGAATATATTCCCGGTACTGAGGCACTACTGCGTGAAGATGCTCCTGAGCttgacgaggacgatgagtcggccggtggtggtagtgatgatTCCGATTGGGTGGACGTTGACAGTAGTGAGGATGAGTGCGATGCTTTGCTGCGGGAAGAAAAGAACGAGGCCAAGAAGAAGGGCATCACGATGATCAAATCATCGAAgcgcaagcaacagcaacaggaggacGAACAGAGCGACCAGACGGAAGATGaggacgatgctgatgatgatgatgatgatgaggaagataccgacgatgaagatgacgaagatgaaggaGAATGGGAAGAATGcagcgaagaggaagagctAGAGGAAGACAATGAAACCGAAGTGGAACCAAAGGGAAAGGTAAAGGATAAACAGAAACCCGTGGTAACATCgcagagaaagggaaagaaaaacaagaaaaagaagattgTAACTGTCAATGGAGCGAAAAAAGAtgacccggaaccggaaacaacaacagtaggcGATTCCGAGCAAACACTGAACACGGCCGAGGCGATGCAGGAGCTGGCGCTTACGAAGATATTTACCGATGCCGATTTCGCCCGTATCGAGCAGGAGCGCGTGAAGAAGCAGGTTACGCACCATAGCAGGAAGCGCCAGCTGGAGACGGAACGCAGTGAATTCGTGAAACTGGATTCGATCGAGATGATCTACAAGCGCCGGAAAACGGACAAGGAAGCCCGCGTGGAGAGCATGAAAAAGGGCCGGGAGGGACGTGAAAAGTTTGGCTACAAGGATAACCGGCTGAATCCACACTGCTCGAAGACGAATCgagagaagcgaaaaacgaagaacttTGGTATGATTCGGCACAAGGCGCGTGGCAAGGTTAAGAAATCGTTCCGTGATAAGCAGCTCGCATTGCGGAAACATCTGATGAATATGAAGAAAATGAAGTAG
- the LOC125951346 gene encoding uncharacterized protein LOC125951346 isoform X2, which translates to MHEFESKSMHGVKRVIAFCILTAILPAALIILPLYLRHTVFADVVYPIAESDIIEIRDGISSVFCQKHTLQMNSTFNAFQLEHEPEISKNRKHIRLKKSMSLPDDTLEYWGFYLLKGATVALKICSRYDGSRILVVKGERNLRTCGLLEHNKDKIDNYLNKEHGQVLVTYESAAEFIDSREKKDPPDLPADGNHGGEDLTEESPGGSISLLPGVPIKKEASQASHAASIEKPITSTNAKDAGGYRHHSTTKRIGRPVSVTTKTVQPSVTTSTTTTTTTEIPSSTTENLVKKYRNFRATEAGPAEDEVSVESGIHRRRHAHNKTGHRLRQAEVDHDGEEIVQPDSVEPAEQPHQQGHRKRRDLVYDRRINHGGTAMNFSNNTSDSVSSFENSLLSCYDGDILLAHSFSPSTSCESVKFLETGSHVVTKHEVVSDGYYYYIFYSDNDHVKNDIHAMFDIYKPTFQYSNLSDSKACINGTHCSFPIKFWSNERVIVEVPTRDGIEHEEDDVTLLVSTCHPRMAIYIIFPVSVLILVLTCAFL; encoded by the exons aTGCATGAGTTTG AGTCTAAAAGCATGCACGGTGTAAAGCGCGTGATTGCATTCTGCATCCTTACCGCCATTCTACCGGCTGCACTCATCATACTTCCGCTTTACCTAAGGCACACCGTGTTCGCCGATGTCGTGTACCCGATCGCGGAGTCGGATATTATCGAAATCCGTGACGGCATTTCGTCAGTGTTCTGCCAGAAGCACACGCTGCAGATGAACAGCACCTTTAATGCGTTCCAGCTGGAGCACGAGCCAGAAATCTCGAAGAACCGGAAGCACATTCGGCTGAAAAAATCAATGTCATTGCCGGATGATACGCTCGAGTACTGGGGATTCTATCTGTTGAAAGGTGCTACGGTGGCGCTCAAGATCTGCTCTCGGTACGATGGTTCGCGCATTCTGGTGGTAAAAGGTGAACGGAACCTGCGCACCTGCGGGTTGCTCGAGCACAACAAAGACAAGATCGATAACTACCTCAACAAGGAGCACGGCCAGGTGCTGGTCACCTATGAGTCGGCGGCCGAATTTATTGATTCACGAGAGAAGAAGGATCCTCCCGATCTACCGGCGGATGGAAATCATG gTGGAGAAGATCTTACGGAGGAATCACCCGGAGGATCGATTTCTCTGCTGCCAGGGGTACCGATCAAAAAGGAAGCTTCTCAAGCTTCACATGCGGCTAGCATAGAGAAGCCTATAACTTCCACTAATGCTAAAGATGCCGGAGGGTACAGGCATCATTCTACAACCAAACGCATAGGACGGCCGGTATCGGTTACAACCAAAACCGTGCAACCATCGGTCACCACGTCAACGacaaccaccacgacgacagAAATTCCGTCTAGCACGACGGAAAATTTGGTGAAAAAGTACCGCAACTTCCGAGCCACCGAAGCCGGACCGGCCGAAGATGAGGTGTCAGTAGAGAGTGGCATCCATCGGAGGCGTcacgcacacaacaaaacGGGGCACCGCCTGCGACAGGCCGAGGTTGATCATGATGGAGAAGAGATTGTTCAGCCGGACAGTGTCGAACCAGCGGAACAGCCGCACCAGCAGGGGCACCGAAAGAGGCGCGATCTGGTATACGATCGGCGCATCAATCACGGCGGTACGGCAATGAACTTCTCAAACAACACCTCCGACTCGGTGTCCAGTTTCGAGAACAGTTTGCTTTCGTGCTACGATGGTGACATCCTTCTGGCGCACAGCTTCTCGCCCAGCACGTCCTGCGAGAGTGTGAAGTTTCTTGAAACTGGTTCGCACGTAGTCACCAAGCACGAGGTCGTTTCGGATGGGTATTATTACTACATTTTCTACAGTGATAACGATCACGTCAAGAACGACATCCATGCGATGTTCGACATCTACAAACCGACGTTCCAGTACTCAAACCTGTCCGATTCGAAGGCCTGCATCAATGGGACGCATTGCTCTTTTCCGATCAAGTTCTGGTCGAACGAGCGGGTGATCGTGGAAGTGCCGACACGCGACGGTATCGAGCATGAGGAAGACGACGTCACGCTGCTCGTATCCACGTGCCATCCACGGATGGCAATCTACATAATCTTTCCCGTCAGTGTGCTCATACTAGTGCTCACCTGCGCTTTCCTCTAA
- the LOC125951342 gene encoding uncharacterized protein LOC125951342, giving the protein MVPRNIVDQLLHRERGFRRSRFRNTTDATSLADESLFCLVATELAEWVLINRLKTEDLCKPLNDLASETESVFNIEQSHDGIFTATAQTNKSVNVFHTPSMRRVAKHDSGERSVCTLAFHPTNANVLAFGTLGGSVSVYANDKLAATLHVQHPIGSLCFHPTCNCLLLTAVNEVIFWNWGNGRTCAAEMHPDSKCRFLYVTRDARLITGISGQSLPASLDSGDNNLEQLEPESLVEAFLRHTNRMLERLERTLDSCLTSRPYSLNQLEGELGVQMGLWIVLMQTINRKRADLRLHRTPRTSDKCITSDLNLTLVTFNRRIDVLRSAIFRIIGPPVFTIEDITVLLVEFKLADLRTEPMYFFEKICQQYIYRDTNRYIQYHFDLNLVSQILQKAISLFYSFALMDFTREIPWTSSGDYSLQYLSLISNYNHAVIQSQLCVLQVWDLDRMDVGNVDSLPNFKEDWKNVITNGIINIDSNVAISQCEKFVASVRFRSVKELEIRSLQRDNFGEQVFLFKFVINFVSLSFSPSGRYIIVGVRCTRNQKYAYILDRGSRWRMGSRSKAGSILHDDGARLALRLPTTPDRYREINCIKWATLPGYGLLVGLKSKFIQICR; this is encoded by the exons ATGGTGCCAAGGAATATCGTAgatcagctgctgcaccgtgAAAGAGGATTTCGGCGGTCAAGATTCAGAAACACGACGGACGCTACGAGCTTGGCTGATGAAAGCCTCTTTTGCCTGGTGGCCACCGAGCTGGCGGAGTGGGTGCTGATCAACCGGCTCAAGACGGAGGATCTCTGCAAG CCGCTCAACGATCTGGCCAGTGAAACGGAATCGGTGTTCAACATCGAACAGAGCCACGATGG CATCTTCACGGCCACAGCACAGACGAACAAAAGTGTTAACGTGTTCCACACACCATCGATGAGGAGAGTCG CCAAACATGACAGCGGCGAACGGTCCGTCTGCACACTGGCATTTCATCCGACCAACGCTAACGTCCTTGCGTTCGGAACCCTTGGTGGTAGTGTGTCGGTTTATGCAAACGACAAGCTCGCGGCCACACTCCATGTGCAGCATCCGATCGGTTCGCTGTGCTTTCATCCGACGTGCAActgtctgctgctgaccgCTGTTAACGAGGTGATCTTCTGGAATTGGGGCAATGGTCGTACGTGCGCGGCCGAGATGCACCCCGACAGTAAGTGCCGCTTTCTCTACGTGACACGCGATGCACGCCTTATCACGGGCATTTCCGGGCAGAGCTTACCAGCGTCACTGGATAGCGGTGATAACAATCTTGAACAGCTGGAACCCGAATCACTGGTGGAGGCTTTTCTGCGACACACCAATCGTATGCTGGAACGGCTCGAGAGAACACTGGACTCCTGCCTTACTAGTAGACCGTACAGTCTAAATCAGTTGGAGGGCGAACTAGGCGTACAGATGGGTTTGTGGATTGTCTTGATGCAGACGATCAACCGGAAGCGTGCTGATTTGCGATTGCACCGCACACCACGGACAAGCGACAAGTGCATA ACTTCGGATCTCAATCTCACGCTTGTTACGTTCAACCGACGAATCGATGTACTTCGATCGGCAATCTTCCGGATAATTGGGCCGCCCGTTTTCACAATCGAGGATatcacggtgctgctggtcgagtTTAAGTTGGCCGACCTGCGCACTGAACCGATGTATTTCTTTGAAAAGATATGCCAACAGTATATCTACCGAGACACCAATCGGTACATCCA ATACCACTTCGATCTCAACCTGGTCAGTCAAATACTGCAGAAAGCCATCAGTTTGTTCTACAGTTTTGCGCTTATGGATTTCACTCGCGAGATACCGTGGACTAGTAGCGGTGACTACAGTTTACAGTACCTCAGTCTGATAAGTAATTATAATCACGCAGTCATACAAAGCCAGCTGTGCGTGCTGCAAGTTTGGGATCTCGACAGAATGGACGTGGGCAACGTAGACAGCTTACCCAATTTCAAAGAAG ACTGGAAAAATGTGATAACAAATGGTATCATAAACATTGATTCTAACGTGGCCATCTCACAGTGCGAGAAGTTCGTAGCATCGGTGAGATTCCGATCCGTGAAAGAGCTGG AGATACGCAGCTTGCAGCGGGATAACTTTGGCGAGCAGGTGTTCCTGTTTAAATTTGTGATCAACTTTGTGTCACTCTCATTCTCGCCGTCGGGTCGGTACATTATCGTTGGGGTACGATGCACTCGAAACCAAAAATATGCCTACATCTTGGATAGAGGATCTCGGTGGCGGATGGGAAGCCGATCCAAGGCCGGTTCAATATTGCACGATG ACGGAGCAAGGCTTGCGCTGCGTTTACCGACGACGCCGGATCGCTATCGTGAGATCAATTGCATTAAATGGGCAACCCTTCCCGGGTACGGGCTGCTGGTGGGGTTGAAATCCAAGTTCATACAAATCTGTCGGTAG